A genomic stretch from Setaria italica strain Yugu1 chromosome VII, Setaria_italica_v2.0, whole genome shotgun sequence includes:
- the LOC101763043 gene encoding disease resistance protein RGA2, translating into MEAAVSAARWVLGKALAPVTDGLLEAWAASAGLGDNIDALKMELLFAQAMLDNARGRELHSPALAQMLHKLRQLAQGADDVLDELDYFRIQDALDGTYHAADTPADGCAKSLALNTLYTARALAGKLKLTSGSKLPKLKFDRVEISIKMRAIIEQLKPICAKVSTILNLEPLGSIAMNRPITSSEIIEPKLYGRDSQKKRIVDAIAYGEYAAYKFTVLPIVGPGGIGKTTFTQHVYQEVNSHFQVSVWTCVSLNFNANKLLQDIVDKIPEVNGESKTDSVEERIGQRIKSKRFLLVLDDMWTYHEDEWKKLLAPFRKGEEKGNMVMVTTRIPEVAKMVKTVDSWLELERLEGEDFLRFFEACVFGEEQSFKDHDALLGVGKQILDKLKGFPLAAKTVGRLLRNQLNLDHWRRVLDSKEWELQTSDNDIMPALKLSYDYLPFHLQQCFSYCALFPEDYEFHSKELIRLWIGLDILHSHEKNKKAGEVGESYLDALVSYGFFKESKRGYGSPCYVIHDLLHDLAVKVSSDECLSIYGSNMGSIQIPPSVRHISIVIEDTILEDRIRFEECKTGLSALDKRLNAENLHTLMLFGKYHVSFAKEFRDLFREARGLRVVFLSKASPSYDVDNLLCNFSKLVHLRYIRIANSVFSVRLPSSTARLYHLRILDVSGCNIDSRFLREMRNLTKLQHFLTLDGSVLSRIFEVGKLKLLQELRIFEVNKENSGFELKELGQLQELHGSLSIYNLEKVQAKEEAEQAKLIQKSDLKQLTLSWDSERSDDSKNPKREELVLESLKPHSNLQELCIRGHGGAKCPTWLGTNLNVQNLESLCLDDIGWKNLPPIGGLWMVSGHAENCHGQSFKNLKRLELVKIPTLEKWVGNDPCKVFSHLEELVIRDCSVLMELPFSRSTCEHRDKEVNRNWFPKLRKLEIVNCPNLLSLPPLPWTRAPCSLKIGGLGLCFKYLFYKKDESGCDLVVDGLGGAWLKVLDFDNLTELKSLEAQRCPPLPPDHLQMLSSLKTLNIMNPNSGLWPVAGHQFPVENLVITECGASGKEFTQLLSHFPKLSTLRISGCQKITRAGVMGKQATIKSGPSPSASAKMEGVQIGQNQLIHARGDREIAVETEDEEVLLLPPNLQRLVMIGCPNLILINLPSDLHSLQSLDIEACPKFLSSYSSSSTSCFAFPSSLQFLHLHGLEGMEAAAVPLSNLVSLTRLRIGKCADLRSEGLGTLLTQGQLTELKVYRSPRFLVDCSKPSWTREEEPLPCSSKLQELTSDDIAGVLTDSFCSLVSSSLATLNLESNHDVERFTMEQVEALLLLTSLHDLEFSWCGKMQYLPDGLHKLDKLKALSIEGCKALRSLPKDGLPSSLQHLCIGNCPAIRSLPKVDTLASSLLSLRVNASNSKELIRQCRKLKGTIPRVYT; encoded by the coding sequence ATGGAGGCCGCCGTCAGTGCCGCGCGGTGGGTGCTGGGCAAGGCCCTGGCGCCCGTCACTGACGGCTTGCTGGAGGCGTGGGCGGCCAGCGCCGGGCTTGGCGACAACATCGACGCCCTCAAGATGGAGCTCCTCTTCGCGCAGGCCATGCTGGACAATGCCCGCGGCAGGGAGCTTCACAGCCCCGCGCTAGCGCAGATGCTGCACAAGCTGCGGCAGCTGGCCCAGGGTGCCGATGACGTGCTCGACGAGCTCGACTACTTCCGCATCCAGGACGCGCTCGACGGCACCTACCACGCCGCTGACACGCCTGCAGACGGGTGCGCAAAGAGTCTTGCTCTCAACACTCTCTACACTGCCAGAGCTCTTGCCGGTAAACTCAAGCTCACCTCCGGCTCGAAGTTGCCAAAACTGAAGTTTGATAGGGTGGAAATCTCTATAAAGATGAGGGCTATCATAGAGCAGCTCAAGCCCATATGCGCGAAGGTATCCACCATTCTGAATCTAGAGCCATTAGGCTCCATCGCAATGAACAGACCCATAACCAGTTCAGAAATCATAGAGCCTAAATTGTATGGGAGGGACAGCCAGAAAAAGAGAATTGTGGATGCCATTGCCTATGGTGAATATGCTGCCTACAAATTTACTGTACTTCCAATTGTTGGGCCGGGAGGTATAGGGAAGACAACTTTCACACAGCATGTATATCAAGAAGTGAACAGCCATTTCCAGGTCTCAGTTTGGACATGCGTCTCTCTTAATTTCAATGCAAATAAGTTGTTGCAAGATATTGTGGACAAGATTCCAGAAGTTAATGGTGAAAGCAAAACTGATAGCGTCGAAGAGCGAATAGGGCAAAGAATAAAATCTAAGCGGTTCTTGCTTGTCTTGGATGATATGTGGACATATCATGAGGATGAGTGGAAAAAACTGTTAGCTCCATTTAGAAAAGGGGAGGAGAAAGGTAATATGGTTATGGTCACAACTAGAATCCCAGAGGTAGCAAAAATGGTTAAGACAGTCGACAGTTGGTTAGAACTGGAGCGTTTGGAAGGTGAAGATTTCCTGCGTTTCTTTGAAGCATGTGTTTTTGGTGAAGAACAGTCATTTAAAGATCATGATGCATTGCTTGGCGTTGGAAAACAAATACTGGACAAGTTGAAGGGTTTCCCGTTGGCAGCAAAAACTGTTGGGAGGTTACTAAGAAACCAACTTAATTTGGACCATTGGAGAAGAGTACTGGATAGTAAAGAATGGGAACTTCAAACCAGTGATAATGACATTATGCCAGCACTAAAGCTGAGTTATGACTATCTCCCTTTCCACCTTCAACAGTGTTTTTCTTATTGTGCATTGTTTCCCGAAGATTATGAATTTCATAGCAAAGAGTTGATTCGCTTGTGGATAGGACTAGATATTCTGCACTCAcatgagaaaaacaaaaaagctGGAGAAGTTGGAGAGAGCTACCTAGATGCATTGGTTAGTTATGGATTTTTTAAGGAAAGCAAAAGAGGATATGGCTCACCATGTTATGTTATCCATGATCTACTACACGACTTAGCAGTGAAGGTTTCATCAGATGAATGTCTTAGCATATATGGTTCAAACATGGGGTCCATCCAAATCCCCCCTTCCGTACGTCACATATCTATTGTTATTGAGGACACAATTTTGGAGGATAGAATCCGTTTTGAAGAATGTAAAACAGGTCTGAGTGCACTGGATAAAAGATTGAATGCTGAGAACCTACATACATTGATGTTATTTGGAAAGTACCATGTAAGCTTTGCCAAGGAATTTCGTGATTTGTTTAGGGAAGCAAGAGGccttcgtgttgtatttttGTCGAAAGCATCACCATCCTATGATGTCGATAATTTGCTATGCAACTTCTCTAAGCTTGTCCATCTTCGCTATATACGGATTGCAAACTCTGTGTTCTCAGTAAGACTACCTAGTAGTACTGCAAGATTATATCACTTGAGGATCCTTGATGTATCAGGATGCAATATTGACTCGAGATTCCTGAGGGAGATGAGAAACCTTACAAAATTACAACACTTTCTTACTCTTGATGGCAGCGTTCTCTCTAGAATTTTTGAGGTAGGGAAACTAAAACTTCTACAGGAGTTAAGAATATTTGAAGTCAACAAGGAAAATTCTGGTTTCGAACTAAAGGAGTTAGGGCAACTGCAAGAGCTCCATGGATCACTTAGCATTTATAACCTTGAAAAGGTTCAAGCAAAGGAAGAAGCAGAGCAAGCAAAACTAATACAAAAATCCGATTTAAAACAGTTGACATTAAGTTGGGATAGTGAGCGGTCCGATGACAGTAAGAATCCTAAGAGGGAAGAGCTTGTCCTTGAAAGTCTGAAACCACATAGCAATCTTCAGGAGCTATGCATTAGAGGACATGGAGGAGCTAAATGTCCTACATGGCTAGGCACCAACCTTAATGTTCAGAATTTAGAATCTCTTTGTCTTGATGATATAGGTTGGAAAAACCTTCCACCTATAGGAGGGCTGTGGATGGTCAGTGGCCATGCTGAAAACTGCCACGGCCAAAGTTTCAAGAATTTAAAGAGGCTAGAATTAGTCAAGATACCAACGCTGGAAAAATGGGTTGGAAATGACCCTTGTAAAGTCTTCTCTCACTTGGAAGAGCTGGTCATAAGAGATTGCTCTGTACTCATGGAGTTGCCATTTTCACGTTCTACTTGTGAACACCGAGATAAAGAGGTGAACCGGAATTGGTTTCCCAAGCTAAGGAAGCTAGAAATTGTTAACTGCCCAAACTTATTGTCCTTGCCTCCTTTACCTTGGACTCGTGCTCCATGCTCCCTCAAAATAGGAGGACTGGGTCTATGTTTTAAGTATCTATTTTACAAAAAAGATGAATCTGGATGTGACTTGGTAGTCGATGGCTTGGGTGGTGCATGGCTGAAGGTGTTGGACTTTGACAACCTAACGGAACTAAAATCTTTGGAGGCCCAGAGATGCCCTCCTCTGCCTCCGGATCACCTCCAAATGCTTTCATCCCTGAAGACCCTCAATATCATGAATCCGAATAGTGGCCTTTGGCCAGTTGCCGGCCATCAGTTTCCAGTGGAAAATCTGGTGATCACAGAGTGTGGTGCTAGTGGAAAGGAATTTACACAGCTGCTCTCTCATTTTCCAAAGCTTTCTACTTTGCGTATAAGCGGTTGCCAGAAGATAACAAGGGCGGGTGTCATGGGGAAGCAAGCAACGATAAAATCCGGGCCATCGCCATCAGCTTCAGCTAAAATGGAGGGCGTGCAAATTGGTCAGAACCAGCTAATACATGCAAGAGGAGACAGGGAAATAGCAGTGGAAACAGAGGATGAAGAAGTACTGCTCTTGCCTCCCAACCTACAGAGACTGGTAATGATCGGGTGCCCAAATCTGATTCTCATCAATCTTCCCTCCGATTTGCACTCCCTCCAATCTTTGGATATTGAGGCGTGCCCCAAGTTCCTCTCCTCCTATTCATCGTCGTCCACTTCGTGTTTCGCCTTCCCATCCTCCTTGCAATTTCTCCATCTTCATGGTTTGGAGGGCATGGAGGCAGCAGCAGTGCCTCTCTCAAACCTTGTCTCTCTCACAAGGCTACGGATAGGGAAGTGTGCGGACTTAAGAAGCGAGGGCTTGGGAACTCTCCTCACCCAAGGTCAACTCACAGAACTAAAGGTCTACAGGAGCCCCAGATTCCTCGTTGACTGTTCCAAGCCATCATGGACGCGTGAAGAAGAGCCTCTTCCCTGTTCCTCCAAGCTGCAGGAGTTGACTAGTGACGACATTGCAGGCGTCCTCACTGACTCCTTCTGCAGCCTCGTCTCTTCCTCTCTTGCCACCTTAAATCTTGAATCTAACCACGATGTGGAACGCTTCACAATGGAGCAAGTGGAGGCGCTTCTTCTCCTCACCTCCCTCCACGACCTTGAGTTCAGTTGGTGCGGCAAGATGCAGTACCTTCCTGATGGGCTACATAAACTTGACAAACTCAAGGCATTATCCATCGAAGGCTGTAAAGCTCTCCGGTCGCTGCCCAAGGACGGCCTCCCCAGTTCGCTGCAGCATCTATGTATCGGCAACTGTCCTGCCATCAGGTCACTGCCAAAGGTAGACACACTCGCCAGTTCTCTGCTCTCATTAAGGGTCAATGCCAGCAACAGCAAGGAGCTAATAAGACAGTGCCGCAAGTTAAAAGGAACAATTCCAAGAGTCTACACCTGA
- the LOC101762631 gene encoding pathogenesis-related protein 1A: protein MARTRMSSLWSILLLLALSAALCTRSAAATNDDDGSYGTDLDAGRRARSAATVAEILSVHNEARREVGVPPLVWSPQIAGYAKGFAQSRRGDCAPRRSPLFYFGENVVVGKGRHWNATALAAPWVAEGQWYDYGSNSCAAPPGAGCLRYTQVVWRNTTQVGCARIVCGSNDTLLVCDYFPPGNYGTGRPY, encoded by the coding sequence ATGGCTAGAACAAGGATGTCTTCCCTCTGGTCCATCTTGTTGCTCCTAGCCCTGTCTGCTGCACTGTGCACACGCAGCGCCGCAGCCaccaacgacgacgacgggagCTACGGCACGGACCTagacgccggccgccgcgcgcgctccgCGGCCACGGTCGCCGAGATCCTGTCGGTGCACAACGAGGCGCGGCGGGAGGTCGGCGTGCCGCCGCTGGTCTGGAGCCCGCAGATCGCCGGGTACGCCAAGGGCTTCGCGCAGTCGCGGCGCGGCGACTGCGCGCCCCGGCGGTCGCCGCTGTTCTACTTCGGCGAGAACGTCGTCGTTGGGAAGGGCCGGCACTGGAACGCGACGGCGCTGGCGGCGCCGTGGGTGGCGGAGGGGCAGTGGTACGACTACGGGAGCAACTCGTGCGCCGCACCACCGGGCGCCGGGTGCCTGCGGTACACGCAGGTGGTGTGGCGCAACACCACGCAGGTCGGGTGCGCCAGGATCGTGTGCGGCTCCAACGACACCCTCCTCGTCTGCGACTACTTCCCGCCGGGCAACTACGGCACCGGCAGGCCCTACTGA